From a single Streptomyces misionensis genomic region:
- a CDS encoding winged helix-turn-helix transcriptional regulator translates to MEQTRETEAAGGAEVVGAAAIGPCAAIPAEHMTFIREVLDRVGDKWSLLLIAVLEPGPLRYTDLQRQVPGISQRMLTLTLRQLRQDGLITRTAYAEVPPRVEYTLTPLGRGLHEIATSLVGWAAAHHDEIRENRARTTSAQPSTTARG, encoded by the coding sequence ATGGAACAGACCCGCGAAACGGAGGCGGCCGGTGGCGCGGAGGTGGTCGGGGCGGCGGCGATCGGGCCGTGCGCGGCGATCCCCGCCGAGCACATGACCTTCATCCGCGAGGTCCTGGACCGCGTCGGCGACAAGTGGAGCCTGCTGTTGATCGCCGTCCTGGAGCCGGGCCCGCTGCGCTACACCGACCTGCAGCGCCAAGTCCCCGGGATCTCCCAGCGCATGCTCACCCTCACCCTGCGCCAACTCCGGCAGGACGGCCTGATCACCCGCACCGCCTACGCCGAAGTGCCCCCGCGCGTCGAGTACACCCTGACCCCGCTCGGCCGTGGTCTCCACGAGATCGCCACGTCCCTGGTCGGCTGGGCCGCCGCCCACCACGACGAGATCCGCGAGAACCGGGCCCGCACGACCTCAGCGCAGCCGAGTACGACTGCACGCGGCTGA
- a CDS encoding NAD(P)-dependent oxidoreductase yields the protein MTDLLVLGGSGRTGIHVLAQAAERGHRVRALVRDPSSVHAPTGVELIRGTPANIDDIRRAAQDTQAVISVLNNARASDNPWAKPVSPPMFMTDAARNTLTVMAEQGIRRIALASSQGAGDDWARLNPLMKAFINLSNIKAGFTDHTGVDQVVRASDTDWTLARAVALTDRPATGPLHAGEAPTATPGRWINRADLARFLLDAIDEATWIRSAPLVWNARG from the coding sequence ATGACCGACCTGCTCGTCCTCGGCGGCAGCGGCCGCACCGGCATCCACGTCCTGGCACAGGCCGCCGAACGCGGCCACCGAGTCCGCGCCCTCGTCCGCGACCCCTCCTCCGTCCATGCCCCGACCGGTGTCGAGCTGATCCGGGGCACGCCCGCGAACATCGACGACATCCGCCGGGCCGCCCAGGACACCCAGGCGGTGATCAGCGTGCTGAACAACGCCCGCGCCTCCGACAACCCCTGGGCCAAGCCGGTCAGCCCGCCGATGTTCATGACCGACGCCGCCCGCAACACCCTGACGGTCATGGCCGAACAGGGCATCCGCCGGATCGCCCTGGCCTCCTCACAGGGCGCCGGCGACGACTGGGCCCGCCTCAACCCGCTTATGAAGGCGTTCATCAACCTGTCGAACATCAAAGCCGGGTTCACCGACCACACCGGCGTCGACCAGGTCGTACGCGCCTCCGACACCGACTGGACCCTCGCCCGCGCCGTCGCACTCACCGACAGGCCCGCCACCGGCCCCCTGCACGCCGGCGAGGCCCCCACCGCCACGCCCGGACGCTGGATCAACCGGGCCGACCTCGCCCGCTTCCTCCTCGACGCCATCGACGAGGCGACCTGGATCCGCAGCGCGCCGCTGGTGTGGAACGCCCGCGGCTGA
- a CDS encoding FAD binding domain-containing protein: MKPASFDYVVPHTVAEAVEALGGTGRKAQVLAGGQSLILEMHLQRIRPDLVVDINRIPELDRMSVEGDELRVGALIRHATFESADAVPGPLGTLLSRAVVNIAHPPIRSRGTMAGSFGWAHPASEWCAIGVALDATVEVTGPGGAREIAAGDYFLGPYRTARRPQELITAVRLPLLGENTGVGFIEHRRTHFCFAQVAVAAALTVTDGVLSDVRIGLVNSADRPVRARAAERSLLGAEIGPLPTAPRLPDDHPFARAGRVAAQEDAAPVAEPYADVEYKRQAIAVLVGRTLLEAAVDRCARLAAREGDNR; the protein is encoded by the coding sequence GTGAAACCCGCATCCTTCGACTATGTGGTGCCCCACACGGTCGCCGAGGCCGTGGAGGCCCTCGGCGGCACCGGACGCAAGGCCCAGGTGCTCGCCGGAGGACAGAGCCTGATCCTGGAGATGCACCTCCAACGCATCCGCCCCGACCTCGTCGTCGACATCAACCGCATCCCGGAGCTCGACCGCATGAGCGTCGAGGGCGACGAGCTGCGCGTCGGCGCCCTGATCCGCCATGCGACCTTCGAATCGGCCGATGCCGTACCCGGTCCGTTGGGCACCCTGCTGTCCCGTGCCGTGGTCAACATCGCCCATCCACCGATCCGTTCCCGCGGAACCATGGCCGGCAGCTTCGGCTGGGCCCATCCCGCCTCCGAGTGGTGCGCGATCGGTGTGGCCCTGGACGCCACCGTGGAGGTGACCGGTCCCGGCGGTGCCCGCGAGATCGCGGCCGGCGACTACTTCCTCGGTCCGTACCGCACCGCACGCCGTCCCCAGGAGCTCATCACCGCCGTACGCCTTCCGCTGCTCGGTGAGAACACCGGGGTGGGTTTCATCGAGCACCGCCGCACCCACTTCTGCTTCGCCCAGGTCGCCGTCGCGGCGGCCCTCACGGTGACCGACGGCGTGCTCAGCGACGTACGGATCGGACTGGTCAACTCCGCGGACCGGCCGGTACGGGCCCGCGCCGCGGAACGGTCGCTGCTCGGTGCCGAGATCGGCCCGCTCCCGACAGCGCCCCGGCTTCCCGACGACCACCCGTTCGCCCGCGCCGGCCGTGTCGCCGCCCAGGAGGACGCCGCCCCGGTGGCCGAACCCTACGCCGACGTCGAGTACAAGCGGCAGGCCATCGCCGTCCTGGTCGGCAGAACACTCCTCGAGGCGGCGGTGGACCGGTGCGCCCGCCTCGCCGCACGAGAGGGAGACAACCGATGA
- a CDS encoding amidohydrolase family protein: MTRTGPVRERRSPEPTKENNMNGDIRAGVIDVHAHWLPRDLLALPPGNPLGGMNDRDGELFLGEIPLSFPTAAMTDVDTIVADTLKAGLGARVISAPPFAFPVHAPAEADDYITAYNEQLADAVSRTDGTLVGLGLVRLDDVAAARRELTRLAAAEGIAGVAVPPVVDGRSYDRGVPREVLGVAAELGLSVLVHPMQLPRAEWDHHYLVNLIGNPVETTTAVAGVLLGGVLEELPDLRICFVHGGGCAPSLLGRWGHGWRSRDDVRRGSTRPPAESFGLLYFDTITHDPEVLRLLRAHASPDRIVCGSDYPFDMAQPDPVGFLLGHGIDAAVLEANGRRFLGMKPAHTAR; encoded by the coding sequence GTGACACGCACAGGCCCCGTGCGGGAGCGCCGCTCCCCGGAGCCGACCAAGGAGAACAACATGAACGGTGACATCCGCGCCGGAGTCATTGACGTCCACGCTCACTGGCTGCCGCGCGACCTGCTCGCCCTCCCGCCCGGAAATCCGCTCGGCGGCATGAACGACCGCGACGGCGAACTCTTTCTGGGAGAGATCCCGTTGTCGTTCCCGACCGCGGCGATGACCGATGTCGACACCATCGTCGCCGACACCCTGAAGGCCGGGCTCGGCGCACGCGTCATCTCCGCACCGCCCTTCGCCTTCCCCGTCCACGCCCCCGCCGAGGCGGACGACTACATCACCGCCTACAACGAACAGCTCGCCGACGCCGTGTCCCGCACGGACGGAACACTCGTCGGGCTCGGACTGGTCCGGCTGGACGACGTGGCAGCCGCCCGACGCGAGCTGACACGGCTCGCCGCCGCGGAGGGCATCGCGGGCGTCGCCGTCCCGCCCGTGGTCGACGGCCGCTCCTACGACCGGGGCGTGCCCCGGGAAGTCCTCGGCGTCGCCGCCGAACTAGGGCTGTCCGTCCTGGTCCACCCGATGCAGCTGCCCCGCGCCGAATGGGACCACCACTACCTGGTCAACCTGATCGGCAATCCGGTCGAGACCACGACCGCCGTAGCCGGGGTCCTGCTGGGCGGAGTACTCGAAGAACTCCCCGACCTTCGGATCTGTTTCGTCCACGGCGGGGGCTGCGCTCCCTCCCTGCTGGGGCGGTGGGGGCATGGCTGGCGCTCCCGCGACGACGTGCGCCGGGGAAGCACCCGTCCGCCCGCGGAGTCCTTCGGCCTTCTCTACTTCGACACGATCACCCACGATCCGGAGGTCTTGAGGCTGCTGCGCGCCCACGCGTCGCCCGACCGGATCGTCTGCGGCAGCGACTACCCCTTCGACATGGCGCAGCCCGACCCGGTGGGATTCCTGCTCGGCCACGGCATCGACGCCGCGGTGCTCGAGGCGAACGGCCGACGGTTCCTCGGGATGAAGCCCGCGCACACGGCGCGATGA
- a CDS encoding xanthine dehydrogenase family protein molybdopterin-binding subunit has translation MRSKVAHGVLRAVDCTAAREVPGVVGAWSAADLPDLPPVPYTLLARLSTEDAVAGREWPALVKDRVRYPGEALAVVLGEDRYRAEDGVAEVTATIDPLPAVVTPSAALDDSVRLFDGLSNIALRGEAGEPIDPSVWQDAAAVVEATYRQQLLMPSPMECRTVLAVPEADRLTVWSGHQMPHRLRRELAALLGWSVDRIRVVVPDTGGAFGSKSAAFPEFVVVAYLAVKLGRPVRWIEDRLESMLVATRGRGQDQTVRLAADAEGRLLAYELKIDADVGAYPHLGVGLPMQTVWMATGAYTTPRVHATLRSVLTNTMVTYPYRGAGRPEAAIAIERTMDLLARRLGIDPIELRRRNFIPPDAFPYDTPTGRRYDSGDYAAALDLALDTLGYEEWRAEQARRRVDPAALPLGIGISCYVERSGGEPGGLHEFGSLEVQEDGTVTARCGAAPSGQGHETVFPALVAKVLGIPERQVRLVEGDTDEQPEGLGSFASRSAQVAGAMFEHAATLLIKEARTRAAELWGLPPEEVEWADGAVHAARDGSAATSLGDLVKATGPLRVEDRYEAGMAFPFGAHAAVTEVDPDLGTVKVLRLVAVDDCGVVLNPTVVRGQAFGSAVQGIGQALYEGMTFDDGVPHLANGLLDYLLPTFTEIPPIDIKDTCTPSPSTPLGAKGAGESGCIGTPAAIVNAVADALQIADPDLLQMPLTPDSVWRAAHAPKHEEGDR, from the coding sequence GTGAGAAGCAAGGTGGCCCACGGCGTCCTGCGTGCCGTGGACTGTACGGCGGCACGGGAGGTACCGGGTGTCGTGGGAGCCTGGTCGGCCGCGGATCTGCCGGACCTCCCCCCGGTGCCGTACACGCTGCTGGCGCGGCTCTCCACGGAGGACGCTGTCGCGGGCCGGGAGTGGCCGGCCCTCGTGAAGGACCGGGTGCGCTATCCGGGCGAGGCGCTCGCGGTCGTCCTCGGGGAGGACCGGTACCGGGCCGAGGACGGGGTCGCCGAGGTCACTGCCACCATCGATCCCCTGCCCGCAGTGGTGACACCGTCCGCGGCGCTGGACGACTCCGTCCGCCTGTTCGACGGACTGAGCAATATCGCCCTGCGGGGCGAGGCGGGAGAGCCCATCGACCCGTCCGTCTGGCAGGACGCGGCCGCCGTGGTCGAGGCCACGTACCGCCAGCAACTGCTGATGCCCAGCCCCATGGAGTGCCGCACCGTCCTCGCCGTACCCGAGGCGGACCGGCTGACCGTGTGGTCGGGGCACCAGATGCCGCACCGGCTGCGGCGGGAACTCGCCGCACTGCTCGGCTGGTCCGTCGACCGGATCCGGGTCGTCGTCCCCGACACGGGAGGCGCCTTCGGGTCCAAGAGCGCCGCCTTTCCCGAGTTCGTGGTCGTCGCCTACCTGGCGGTGAAGCTCGGGCGGCCGGTCCGCTGGATCGAGGACCGCCTGGAGTCGATGCTGGTCGCCACCCGGGGCAGGGGGCAGGACCAGACTGTCCGGCTCGCCGCCGACGCCGAAGGGCGGCTCCTCGCCTATGAGCTGAAGATCGACGCAGACGTCGGCGCCTACCCCCACCTCGGTGTGGGACTGCCGATGCAGACGGTATGGATGGCGACGGGCGCGTACACCACGCCCCGCGTCCACGCGACGCTGCGCTCGGTGCTCACCAACACCATGGTGACCTATCCGTACCGGGGCGCCGGCCGTCCCGAGGCGGCGATCGCGATCGAGCGGACGATGGACCTGCTCGCCCGGCGGCTCGGCATCGACCCGATCGAACTGCGGCGGCGCAACTTCATCCCGCCCGACGCCTTCCCGTACGACACTCCGACCGGACGCCGCTACGACAGCGGCGACTACGCCGCCGCCCTCGACCTGGCCCTGGACACACTCGGCTACGAGGAATGGCGTGCGGAGCAGGCCCGCCGCCGGGTGGACCCGGCCGCGCTGCCGCTGGGAATCGGGATCTCCTGCTACGTGGAACGCTCGGGCGGCGAACCCGGCGGTCTCCACGAGTTCGGCAGCCTGGAGGTGCAAGAAGACGGCACCGTCACCGCCCGCTGCGGCGCGGCACCCAGCGGCCAGGGGCACGAGACCGTCTTCCCGGCACTGGTCGCCAAGGTCCTCGGCATCCCGGAGAGACAGGTCCGCCTCGTCGAGGGCGACACCGACGAACAGCCCGAGGGGCTGGGCTCCTTCGCCAGCCGGTCGGCTCAGGTCGCAGGTGCCATGTTCGAGCACGCCGCGACCCTCCTGATCAAGGAGGCTCGCACCCGGGCGGCGGAGCTCTGGGGTCTGCCGCCCGAAGAGGTCGAGTGGGCGGACGGTGCCGTGCACGCCGCCCGCGACGGTTCCGCGGCCACCAGCCTCGGCGACCTGGTGAAGGCCACAGGCCCGTTGCGCGTCGAGGACCGGTACGAGGCCGGTATGGCTTTCCCCTTCGGAGCTCATGCGGCGGTGACCGAGGTGGATCCGGACCTGGGCACCGTGAAGGTCCTGCGGCTCGTGGCCGTCGACGACTGCGGAGTGGTGCTCAACCCCACGGTGGTACGCGGACAGGCTTTCGGATCGGCCGTGCAGGGCATCGGCCAGGCCCTCTACGAAGGCATGACGTTCGACGACGGCGTACCGCATCTGGCGAACGGCCTGTTGGACTACCTGCTCCCGACGTTCACGGAGATCCCGCCCATCGACATCAAGGACACCTGCACCCCCAGTCCCAGCACGCCGCTGGGTGCCAAGGGCGCGGGAGAGTCCGGCTGCATCGGCACCCCGGCAGCCATTGTCAATGCTGTGGCCGACGCCCTGCAGATCGCCGACCCCGACCTGCTGCAGATGCCGCTCACCCCGGACAGCGTCTGGCGTGCGGCGCACGCCCCGAAACACGAGGAAGGCGACCGGTGA
- a CDS encoding phosphatidylinositol-specific phospholipase C domain-containing protein encodes MTGPFTRRALFRPRAVVRAALLGALTACLAFTMAGPGSVTASAAGTDALPLSGATTSGLHNSYDPGAFTYLAQALDTGTSMIELDVWDDVFTQEWKVSHSNPTGNSNNCVNASAASQLYTGAANKDLESCLDDVRLWLGAHPGHGPLYIKLEMKAGFQATFGMSPAKLDQSISAHLGGLVFKPSDLLDKPGGGQYATLDAAASAGNWPTRQQLAGKVILEVIPGTVEESNPTDSLWTDQEYAGYLRDLHTQGRTSEANVFPSVHNAQAGDPRSRYSDTSLRPWFVAFDGDAATYLNGSIDTGWYDTHHYLLFMTDAQNVPPALDDVNPSTADAQARVTQLAKAHATVASNDWRTLPDVQSMVVPRG; translated from the coding sequence GTGACCGGACCGTTCACCCGTCGAGCTCTGTTCCGACCACGCGCCGTCGTGCGCGCCGCGCTGCTCGGGGCACTCACCGCGTGCCTGGCGTTCACCATGGCCGGTCCGGGGAGCGTCACCGCCTCCGCCGCCGGCACGGACGCGCTACCACTGTCCGGCGCCACGACGTCAGGCCTGCACAACAGCTACGACCCCGGCGCCTTCACGTATCTGGCCCAGGCTCTCGACACAGGCACCTCGATGATCGAACTCGACGTCTGGGACGACGTTTTCACCCAGGAGTGGAAGGTGAGCCACTCCAACCCGACGGGCAACTCGAACAACTGCGTCAACGCGTCCGCGGCCTCCCAGCTCTACACCGGCGCGGCGAACAAGGACCTGGAGAGCTGCCTGGACGACGTCCGGCTGTGGCTCGGGGCGCACCCCGGGCACGGCCCGCTGTACATCAAGCTGGAGATGAAGGCGGGTTTCCAGGCCACGTTCGGCATGAGCCCGGCCAAGCTCGACCAGTCCATCAGCGCACACCTCGGCGGGCTGGTGTTCAAGCCGTCCGACCTGCTCGACAAGCCAGGCGGCGGGCAGTACGCCACACTCGACGCGGCCGCGTCCGCCGGCAACTGGCCCACTCGGCAGCAACTGGCCGGCAAGGTCATCCTCGAGGTCATTCCCGGCACGGTCGAGGAGAGCAACCCGACCGACTCTCTGTGGACCGACCAGGAGTACGCGGGCTACCTGCGCGACCTGCACACCCAGGGCAGGACGTCGGAGGCGAACGTCTTCCCTTCGGTGCACAACGCCCAGGCAGGCGATCCCCGTTCGCGCTACTCCGACACGTCGCTGCGCCCTTGGTTCGTGGCCTTCGACGGTGACGCGGCCACATACCTCAACGGCAGCATCGACACCGGGTGGTACGACACCCACCACTACCTGCTGTTCATGACCGACGCGCAGAACGTGCCGCCGGCGCTGGACGACGTCAACCCCTCGACGGCCGACGCGCAGGCCCGGGTCACCCAACTGGCCAAGGCACACGCCACGGTGGCGTCCAATGACTGGAGGACCCTGCCGGACGTCCAGTCGATGGTCGTCCCGCGCGGCTGA
- a CDS encoding phosphotransferase family protein, giving the protein MDEVKVVVAHSERATLRVGDVFLKVDADRARIDVEVEAMALAPVPTPEVLWHKPPVLAIAALRGTTLGRLGGPSTGSPTAWAAAGAAIRKLHDAPLPPRPGRAGRSIIALAAELDDECEWLVTNGVLPADLVTRNRQVAEAALRPWTPAFTHGDLQIAHVFVDGDEVTGIIDWSEAGQGDALYDLATFTLGHEEHLDDVIVGYGTDIDIDVIHAWWSLRSLLAVRWLVEHGFDPFAPGCEVDVLRSRM; this is encoded by the coding sequence ATGGATGAGGTCAAAGTCGTCGTCGCCCATTCCGAGCGCGCGACCCTGCGCGTCGGCGACGTGTTCCTGAAGGTGGACGCCGATCGGGCGCGCATCGACGTCGAGGTCGAGGCGATGGCCCTCGCGCCGGTCCCGACCCCGGAGGTCCTGTGGCACAAGCCGCCCGTGCTCGCGATCGCCGCACTCCGGGGGACGACGCTTGGACGCCTCGGCGGGCCGTCGACCGGGTCGCCGACGGCATGGGCCGCGGCGGGCGCCGCCATCCGGAAGTTGCACGACGCGCCGCTGCCGCCCCGGCCGGGCCGGGCTGGCCGGAGCATCATCGCGCTGGCGGCGGAACTCGACGACGAGTGCGAGTGGCTCGTGACGAACGGCGTCCTGCCCGCGGACCTGGTCACCCGCAACCGCCAGGTCGCCGAGGCCGCGCTCCGGCCGTGGACTCCGGCGTTCACGCACGGCGACCTGCAGATCGCGCACGTCTTCGTCGATGGCGACGAGGTCACAGGCATCATCGACTGGTCCGAGGCGGGCCAGGGTGATGCCCTGTACGACCTCGCCACCTTCACGCTCGGACACGAGGAGCACCTTGACGATGTCATCGTCGGCTACGGCACGGACATCGACATCGACGTGATCCACGCGTGGTGGTCGTTGCGAAGCCTGCTGGCGGTTCGCTGGCTGGTCGAGCACGGTTTCGACCCGTTCGCGCCGGGCTGTGAGGTCGACGTGCTGAGATCCCGCATGTGA
- a CDS encoding DoxX family protein, translated as MKTTQPIHKLVGTLPYAKDLTPGTVRLIGAVELAAALGLVLPAATGIAVVLTPLAALGLAVVMALAGTFHLRHREYSAIGMNGVLLALSFVVAWGRFGPYSL; from the coding sequence ATGAAGACGACCCAGCCGATCCACAAGCTCGTCGGCACCCTCCCCTACGCCAAGGACCTCACGCCGGGCACGGTGCGGCTGATCGGGGCGGTCGAGCTGGCGGCCGCACTCGGCCTGGTCCTGCCCGCCGCCACCGGCATCGCGGTGGTCCTCACACCGCTCGCGGCCCTCGGCCTCGCGGTGGTGATGGCGCTGGCCGGCACCTTCCACCTCCGCCACCGGGAGTACAGCGCGATCGGCATGAACGGCGTGCTGCTGGCCCTGTCCTTCGTGGTGGCCTGGGGCCGCTTCGGCCCGTACTCCCTCTGA
- a CDS encoding transposase family protein, whose protein sequence is MRPSRSSGGESNRPSAGTARRRGTRGHTRGKGLGRCITRRKTAPARSPSPIPAGLGRLATGRPAEPGEHPLLLDRLATVPDPRRAKGRRHPLACALALAFVLALAACAVLAGAKSLTAISSRPDPERFIYLNLLAQ, encoded by the coding sequence CTGCGTCCAAGCCGGTCCTCCGGTGGCGAGTCCAACCGGCCGTCCGCGGGGACCGCCCGCCGGCGGGGAACCCGCGGCCATACGCGGGGAAAGGGGCTTGGCCGCTGCATCACCAGGCGGAAGACCGCGCCTGCCCGATCACCATCGCCCATCCCCGCCGGCCTGGGCCGGCTCGCCACCGGCCGCCCTGCCGAGCCCGGGGAACACCCGCTGCTGCTGGACCGCCTCGCGACCGTACCCGATCCACGCAGGGCCAAGGGGCGCCGCCACCCGCTCGCCTGCGCACTCGCACTCGCCTTCGTCCTCGCACTCGCAGCATGCGCGGTACTGGCCGGCGCGAAATCCCTGACAGCGATCTCGTCCCGACCAGACCCGGAGCGCTTCATATACCTGAACCTCCTTGCCCAGTAG
- a CDS encoding DsbA family oxidoreductase, which yields MDIWSEVTCPWCGLGHHRLQRAVERFEHAGEVEVVHHSFPLSSSFPEGRTFSVREALLRRHGVGGGQAEASTRRIEALAAAEGLSPYRVLDNQVGNTDLAHEFLAHASAQGKNREAWDAVFDTYFGKAKPVFSLDDLLALADTLGLDHERTRQALARHRYREQVRDDAARAQRLGATGAPFIVIDGRYGVPGAQDSDTLLDLLRTAWDDTHPLTPAGGDAPACGPDGCAVPVQG from the coding sequence GTGGACATCTGGTCCGAGGTGACGTGCCCCTGGTGCGGGCTGGGTCATCACCGTCTGCAGCGGGCCGTCGAGCGGTTCGAGCACGCGGGCGAGGTGGAGGTGGTCCACCACTCGTTCCCGCTCAGCAGCAGCTTCCCCGAGGGGCGGACGTTCTCCGTCCGCGAGGCTCTGCTGCGACGGCACGGTGTGGGCGGCGGTCAGGCCGAGGCGTCGACCCGGCGGATCGAGGCACTGGCCGCGGCCGAGGGTCTGAGCCCCTACCGGGTGCTGGACAACCAGGTCGGCAACACCGACCTGGCCCACGAGTTCCTCGCCCACGCCTCCGCCCAGGGCAAGAACCGCGAAGCGTGGGACGCCGTCTTCGACACCTACTTCGGCAAGGCCAAGCCCGTCTTCTCCCTGGACGACCTGCTCGCCCTCGCCGACACCCTGGGCCTGGACCACGAGCGGACCCGACAGGCCCTCGCCCGGCACCGCTACCGCGAGCAGGTCCGCGATGACGCGGCCCGCGCCCAGCGCCTCGGCGCGACGGGTGCCCCGTTCATCGTCATCGACGGCCGCTACGGCGTCCCCGGTGCCCAGGACAGCGACACCCTGCTGGACCTGCTCCGCACCGCTTGGGACGACACCCACCCCCTCACCCCCGCCGGTGGCGACGCCCCGGCCTGCGGCCCGGACGGCTGCGCCGTCCCCGTACAGGGCTGA
- a CDS encoding (2Fe-2S)-binding protein yields MKITLNVNGAAHPLDVEPRRLLADVLRDDLGLTGTHLGCEHGICGACTVLVDGKPVRSCLVLAVQCDGSSVRTVEGLAGPDGEPHPLQRAFSAEHALQCGFCTPGFLMVAAGALEADPDLADDPEAIAGVVGSNICRCTGYEPIRCAITRAAREQREATA; encoded by the coding sequence ATGAAGATCACGCTCAACGTGAACGGCGCCGCACACCCCCTCGACGTGGAGCCCCGGCGCCTGCTCGCCGACGTCCTCCGCGACGACCTGGGACTCACCGGTACGCACCTCGGCTGCGAGCACGGCATCTGCGGGGCCTGCACCGTGCTCGTGGACGGCAAGCCTGTCCGCTCGTGCCTGGTGCTGGCCGTGCAGTGCGACGGCAGCTCCGTCCGCACGGTGGAGGGCCTCGCGGGACCCGACGGCGAACCCCATCCCCTGCAACGGGCGTTCTCGGCCGAGCACGCGCTCCAGTGCGGATTCTGCACACCGGGCTTCCTCATGGTGGCCGCCGGAGCGCTCGAAGCCGATCCCGACCTCGCTGACGACCCGGAGGCCATCGCGGGTGTGGTCGGGTCCAACATCTGCCGGTGCACCGGCTACGAACCCATCCGGTGCGCCATCACGCGCGCCGCCCGGGAACAGCGGGAAGCCACCGCGTGA
- a CDS encoding SDR family NAD(P)-dependent oxidoreductase, which yields MPQTSKVIAVFGAGTGLGASVARRFAREGFRVALVARRKDRLDTLVEQLTGEGIDAVGFTADLSKPAEVPALVNAVRGRFGRIDVIEYGPISGEQSFAPATELDADTLQKDSPLLLLTPVEVVRAVLPEWAERGDGAFLMTTGHTAVAPRPYMSGVGPLMSAARNWLYSLNGELADIGAYAGTLSIAAFIARSEMGEIAAASLPEGVGPLVDPDDLAEHYWDLYTKRDRIEQIHPEPNAG from the coding sequence ATGCCCCAAACGTCCAAGGTCATCGCGGTCTTCGGAGCCGGCACCGGTCTCGGCGCCTCCGTCGCCCGCCGCTTCGCCCGCGAAGGCTTCCGCGTCGCCCTCGTCGCCCGCCGCAAGGACCGTCTCGACACACTCGTCGAACAGCTCACCGGCGAGGGCATCGACGCGGTCGGATTCACCGCCGACCTCTCCAAGCCCGCCGAGGTTCCCGCCCTTGTCAACGCCGTCCGCGGCCGGTTCGGCCGGATCGACGTCATCGAGTACGGGCCGATCAGCGGGGAACAGAGCTTCGCCCCCGCCACCGAGCTGGACGCCGACACCTTGCAGAAGGACAGCCCCCTTCTCCTGCTCACCCCGGTCGAGGTGGTCCGCGCGGTACTGCCCGAGTGGGCCGAGCGCGGCGACGGCGCGTTCCTGATGACCACCGGCCACACCGCCGTGGCGCCGCGGCCGTACATGAGCGGCGTGGGCCCGCTGATGTCCGCCGCCCGCAACTGGCTGTACTCCCTCAACGGCGAACTCGCCGACATCGGCGCCTACGCCGGCACCCTGTCCATCGCGGCCTTCATCGCCCGCAGCGAGATGGGAGAGATCGCCGCCGCATCCCTGCCGGAAGGCGTCGGCCCGCTCGTCGACCCGGACGACCTCGCCGAGCACTACTGGGACCTGTACACCAAGCGCGACCGCATCGAGCAGATCCACCCCGAGCCGAACGCCGGGTAA